One genomic window of Xanthobacter dioxanivorans includes the following:
- the trxB gene encoding thioredoxin-disulfide reductase: MMTAQNVKVVIIGSGPAGYTAAIYAARAMLEPVLFEGIQPGGQLTITTDVENYPGFADPIQGPWLMEQMRAQAEHMGTKIIADHVASLDLSHRPFRMVTESGATYVADVVILATGAQARWLGMESEAAYRGFGVSACATCDGFFYRGKEVVVVGGGNTAVEEALFLTNFASKVTVVHRRDGFRAEKILQERLFANPKVNVVWNAELAEVVGLNDDAITKVTAARLRDVRTGALTELGADGIFIAIGHAPATELVKDQLRLKESGYVWTAPDSTATSVPGVFAAGDVADDIYRQAVTAAGRGCMAALEAERFLAHQSVAKAAE, translated from the coding sequence ATTATGACTGCCCAGAACGTGAAGGTCGTCATCATCGGGTCTGGCCCCGCCGGCTATACTGCGGCCATCTATGCGGCCCGCGCGATGCTGGAGCCGGTGCTCTTCGAGGGCATCCAGCCCGGCGGCCAGCTCACCATCACCACCGATGTGGAGAATTATCCCGGCTTCGCCGACCCGATCCAGGGTCCGTGGCTGATGGAGCAGATGCGCGCCCAGGCCGAGCACATGGGCACGAAGATCATCGCCGACCACGTGGCGAGCCTTGATCTCTCCCATCGGCCGTTCCGGATGGTGACCGAATCCGGCGCGACCTACGTGGCCGACGTGGTGATCCTCGCCACCGGTGCCCAGGCGCGCTGGCTGGGGATGGAGAGCGAGGCGGCCTATCGCGGCTTCGGCGTTTCCGCCTGCGCCACCTGCGACGGCTTCTTCTATCGCGGCAAGGAGGTGGTCGTGGTGGGCGGCGGCAACACGGCGGTAGAGGAAGCGCTGTTCCTCACCAACTTCGCCTCCAAGGTGACGGTGGTGCACCGCCGTGACGGCTTCCGCGCCGAAAAGATCCTGCAGGAGCGCCTGTTCGCCAATCCCAAGGTCAACGTGGTCTGGAATGCGGAGCTCGCCGAGGTGGTCGGCCTGAACGACGACGCCATCACCAAGGTCACCGCCGCCAGGCTGCGCGACGTGCGGACCGGTGCCCTCACCGAGCTCGGCGCTGACGGCATATTCATCGCCATCGGCCATGCGCCTGCCACAGAGCTGGTGAAAGACCAGTTGAGGCTCAAGGAAAGCGGCTACGTCTGGACCGCTCCCGATTCCACGGCCACGTCGGTTCCGGGCGTGTTCGCGGCGGGCGACGTGGCCGACGACATCTATCGCCAGGCGGTCACGGCGGCGGGCCGTGGATGCATGGCCGCACTGGAGGCGGAACGCTTCCTGGCGCACCAAAGCGTGGCGAAGGCGGCCGAATAG